A region of the Kiloniellales bacterium genome:
TCGGCGGCCTCGGCTCTCTGCCCGGGGCCTTTCTCGGCGGCATCATCGTGGGCCTGGTAGAGGCGGCCGGCACGGGCTGCATTCCCGACGCGCAGAAGGCGGCTTCCTACATCCCGGCCTACGGCATGATCGTGCTCACCCTGACCCTTCTGCTGCGCCCGACCGGCCTGTTCGGCCGCAGATACGCAAGCGGGACCCACGGCAAGCTATGACCCGTCAACAGGTTCCCCAAGCTGCTGGCCTGCTGCTCGTCCTGTTCTTCGCGGCCTTCCCGTTCATCTATGGCGGTGCCGACTACGACTACATCATGCACATCTGCATCACCGCCTTTTTCTACGCCATCCTGGCGTCGAGCTGGTCGATGCTCGCCGGTTACGCCGGTCAGTTCTCCTTCGGGCACATGGGTTTCATGGGCATCGGCGCCTATACAACGGCCCTGTTCTGCCACTACCTATATATATCCCCCGAGCCGACCAACCTCTGCACCGAGTTTGCCATCGGCGACAGCTACCTGGTGATCGTCAACCCGATCGGCGTGACCTCCACCACCCTGACCCAGGACTGCCTGCGACAGGCGCTCGCCGCCTGGGACGGCAGCGTCCAGGTGACGGGCATGTCGGTCTGGGTCGGGATCCTGCTCGGCACGATCATGGGCGGCGTCTTCGGTCTGCTGGTCGGCCTTTTGGTGCTGCGCCTGCGGGCGGCCTATCTCGCGCTCTTCACCCTGGGTTTCGCCGAGATCCTGCGCGCCACGATCTCCGCCGAGTTGCAGATCACGCGCGGTCAGGCGGGTCTCGAGCTGCCCCACCTCTTCGAGGACGGCCTGACGATCTTCGGCGCCACCTTCGACAAGACGGACAAGATCCCGCCCTACTTCGTGATGTTCTTTTTGCTTTTGGCCTGCCTCGCCATCCTGGCCTGGCTGTCGCGCTCCAAATTCGGCCTCTTCGTGCGGGCCCTGCGCGAGGATCAGGACGCCGCGGCGGCGCTCGGCGTCAACACCACGCGCTACAAGGTGCTGGTCTTCGTCGTCACCACCATGATGGCCGCCGCCGCGGGCGCGGTGCAGGCGCACTACGTCGGCAT
Encoded here:
- a CDS encoding branched-chain amino acid ABC transporter permease, translating into MTRQQVPQAAGLLLVLFFAAFPFIYGGADYDYIMHICITAFFYAILASSWSMLAGYAGQFSFGHMGFMGIGAYTTALFCHYLYISPEPTNLCTEFAIGDSYLVIVNPIGVTSTTLTQDCLRQALAAWDGSVQVTGMSVWVGILLGTIMGGVFGLLVGLLVLRLRAAYLALFTLGFAEILRATISAELQITRGQAGLELPHLFEDGLTIFGATFDKTDKIPPYFVMFFLLLACLAILAWLSRSKFGLFVRALREDQDAAAALGVNTTRYKVLVFVVTTMMAAAAGAVQAHYVGIITPNNLFLLQMSLVVAMAVIGGVENFVAAAIGAILIEFVLEMLRNSFEIGGVTVDMTVWRLVVFGVILMLTLRFSRNGLIAPMITYFERGHVAQETVAKRVAAPSGGKPAGERP